The genomic interval GAAGCAGATAACGGTGACCTAGTCTGGTGCGGCACTTTTAAAAGAGAAGACGCTACAAATGCTAAAACGAGTATGCGCATTGTAAAATCAGACGCCTTCGGTAATTTAAAATGGGATTTTCCTTTTAATTCAGTTACACCTCAAAATGCCTCTGGTATTACCATTCAAAAGATAAACGGCAATGGATATATTGCTGTAGGTACCATAGAAACCGACCAAAGTACAGATGTTTTCCTGGTGAAAATTACAGAAAACGGACAACAATCGTGGGCAATAGCACTTAACGATCCTGCACATCCCGATGCTGATGAAACAGGAACCTATGTATACCCTACCAGTGATGGAGGCTATATTGTAACGGGGTCAACTACTGCTGCTGGTAATTCAGATATTTTTTTGATGAAGGTAGACAACCAAGGGAATCCTCAATGGGCACAGCCGCAAACGTTTGGCGGCGCTAATAATGACTCTGGAAGTTTTGTTAAAGAAACATCAGATGGGGGATATATAATTTTGGGTACGGCGCAAATTAATAATAACACAGCTATCAGCCTGATTAAAACTGATGCCAATGGTAAAATATCAGGAAAATAATATCCTTAATCTCTGGATATAATAAAATATGCAGTTCAAAGACAAATTCCTATGAAACTTTATGCACACTTGCTATTATACAAAATAATACTTTTTATTAGTTACCTATGGTTGTCGTTAAGTTATGCAGCCGCACAGGCTCCAGTTCCGGTTCTGGTAAGTGCAGATGATGATAATAAAATTTGCCAGGGAGAATCTGTTACTATTATAGCTACTCCCTTACCCCGTACTACAGATCCAAAATACACATATAAATTTTATAGAGATGGAACAGAAATTACAGCCCCTAGTAAAACAGATTCTATAAGTGGAAATAAGTATTTTTTTACGGCTACTAAAAATATTACTGCGAATCAAATTAAAGTAAAAGCCAAAATTGTAGCCTCTACCGGTACTCCTACTGAATCAGGTTTTAGCAATGAAATTACAGTTTCAATCAGGCCTCTTACAATACCTACGATACGAAAGAAAGCAACTGGTGGGTGGACTCAACTTCCGAAGGATGTTTTCTCTACAGATGACCCAATTATACTGGATGCCAGGTATGTGCCTGACCCCAATAATGATGCAGAGGGAGAACCCCTGCCAGGTACAGGTACAGGCATTTTTACTGGTGAAGCCGTAAAAAGAACTGGCTCAAACGAGTATAAGTTTTTTCCATCGTTTGCCACACCTGGCGATAATATTATATTTTATACCTATACTCAGGATGAGAATCCCAACTCTCCTCCTTCAGGATGTACTATAACGGTTCAGGCCACTATTACTATAAAAGCCGATATTGGTGTTATTAAAGGATTAACTCCTTCTGTAGATGTAAATTGTGTAAAAAACAAGGAGAATCCTGTTACACTCAATTTAGCAAATTCAAGTATTCCTTTTAATTGTTATTTTGATGGCACTATTTATACATGCTATTCCCAAACAATTACCTATAATTTAATCTCCATAACTGGAAAAGGTATCTCCGGAGATTTAAATGCTGGTTTCAAATTCAATCCGCTGAAAGCCAGAACAGCCGGTGACATTGACTCTACTAAAGTTAGTCTCACTTATTCGATAACTTATGAAAATTTCGATTTTTGGGGTAACTCGCTTGCTAAATCTACAACCGCTGCCAATACTGTTACTGAAAAGGTAGATTTGTACACTATCGATGAATTGCAGATTACAAACAGTGGGCAAGAATTTGAACCCTCTTCTTCCTTTTGCAGAACTGAGTCTGTAATCTTGACTGGTATTCCATCCAGTATTGCCGGGCAGTTCCGGATAAAAAAACCTGCCAGACCTGATGGAAGCATTCCACCGGTAGAAGTTCGGGGAACACCCTATGAAATTCCCTGGAAAAATGATGCAACAAATTATCCTGCCGGTGAGTATGAGATCACCTATAAATATACGAATCCAAATGGGTGCGAGTCTATAGATAAGATAGTCAAATTCACCCTGAAAGAGGTTCCGCCGGCTGCATCTATTACGTCTCTTATATATAATTATTGTGTCGGCGAGCCTATTCCTACTTTGTCATCTCCGGCAAGTCCAGGTTTTACAACCTTATGGCGGAAAGGCGATCCTAAGGCAACAACAATCTCAGGTGACAGCTATGATCCGGAAGTAAATAATACATTTGCCAATTCAGTAAATATCTATGTTACCCAATATAATGGTACTTGCGAAAGCACCATTAAGACCATAACTATTAGTGTGAGTCCTAAACCAATCGCAAATTTTGTTTTTAGAAATGTCCGTTTAGGGGGCGAAGATGAATTTACGGAATTTGAGGATAGAACCCAGTCTAATGGCAATACCATAGAAAAGAAAAAATGGGATTTTGGAGATGGAGATATTTTACAGGAAGGCACCGGACCTATTCTGCCCGGTACGCATGAAGGCAGAACTACCGGCACTTATAATAACCCGAAACATAAGTTTCTAACTCCAAAAACATATCAGGTAACCCTGACACTAGTCACCAGTGCATGTCCGGATGCAAAAACAATACCTGTCTATATTTTTCCCTTACGAAGCGGTTTTCCTTATATAGAAACCTTTGAAAATGGGGAAGGCGGGTGGCTTCAAAAAAGTGACACATTAACCAGCTGGAAATTAACTCAGCCCACCGGCCTGGTAATTACGCCTGATGCTGCTTCTCCACACGCCTGGGTTACCAGCAATACTGAAAACACCTACAATTCACTGGAAAACTCCTTTGTAGAAAGTCCCTTCTTCCAGTTAAATACATCTTCCAAACTTTATTTATCCATAAACATAAAATCTGATACAGAGGAAGGGCTGGATGGAGCAGTATTACAATATGTTATTGATAATGGCAAAACATTTAATGATCAACTGTTGTGGAAAGTGTTGGGAAAAAGAAA from Rhodocytophaga rosea carries:
- a CDS encoding T9SS type A sorting domain-containing protein; this encodes MKLYAHLLLYKIILFISYLWLSLSYAAAQAPVPVLVSADDDNKICQGESVTIIATPLPRTTDPKYTYKFYRDGTEITAPSKTDSISGNKYFFTATKNITANQIKVKAKIVASTGTPTESGFSNEITVSIRPLTIPTIRKKATGGWTQLPKDVFSTDDPIILDARYVPDPNNDAEGEPLPGTGTGIFTGEAVKRTGSNEYKFFPSFATPGDNIIFYTYTQDENPNSPPSGCTITVQATITIKADIGVIKGLTPSVDVNCVKNKENPVTLNLANSSIPFNCYFDGTIYTCYSQTITYNLISITGKGISGDLNAGFKFNPLKARTAGDIDSTKVSLTYSITYENFDFWGNSLAKSTTAANTVTEKVDLYTIDELQITNSGQEFEPSSSFCRTESVILTGIPSSIAGQFRIKKPARPDGSIPPVEVRGTPYEIPWKNDATNYPAGEYEITYKYTNPNGCESIDKIVKFTLKEVPPAASITSLIYNYCVGEPIPTLSSPASPGFTTLWRKGDPKATTISGDSYDPEVNNTFANSVNIYVTQYNGTCESTIKTITISVSPKPIANFVFRNVRLGGEDEFTEFEDRTQSNGNTIEKKKWDFGDGDILQEGTGPILPGTHEGRTTGTYNNPKHKFLTPKTYQVTLTLVTSACPDAKTIPVYIFPLRSGFPYIETFENGEGGWLQKSDTLTSWKLTQPTGLVITPDAASPHAWVTSNTENTYNSLENSFVESPFFQLNTSSKLYLSINIKSDTEEGLDGAVLQYVIDNGKTFNDQLLWKVLGKRNEGINWYNTTGIVSNPGGQNTTAPAIGWSGHIYNSTDTSKWVTAKFDLSQVQQEAGDSPVRFRISFSSNADNPPNKTFDGFAFDNFRIGEINRVVLLEHFTNTSQPDFIQENKKIYETVKNNAVAAIQYHTGFPDANDPFNKSNPADPSARALLYGIAESNRTVLDGISFENKAFSVDVWGKNEYSKRILFEAPFKIDIQLTGGENDPLNIKTSIFKNDNLEDFNNPLVVQVAIVEKEVIIGADTFQNVLRKILPDAAGKHIPGPWIATDKARIEVVERTWLPADVAAAPNKFAVIVFVQDENTKEVYQAKQELITVPLPKDPSGGRNGIPTGWDSMQDHTILISPNPASNKVHISFTSIPEEDFILTVFDALGKVITSNKIAKGSSTYVLHTGRYSNGLYLVQMMKAGTTQVIRKKLFIAH